The Mycobacteriales bacterium genomic interval GGCCGTACGGTCGCCGTGGAACTGGTCGGCCGGCTCGCTCGCGCTGGTCGCGCCGGCGTCGAGCGCCCGGGCGTACGCGGCGTCGGTGTCGGGCACGGACAGCGTGATGACGACCTCGGCCGGGCCGTCCCCGTCCGGCTGCGACAGCCCGAACATCTCCCCGGCGGCGCCGATCGTGACCAGGGCACCGTTGAACTCCAGCTCGGCGTGCGCGACGGACCCGTCCGGCAGGCTCAGCCGTAGCCGCTCGGTCGCGTCGAACGCCTTCGGGTAGAAGTCGAGCGCCGCGGCGACGTCGGTGATGGCCAGGTGCGGGGTGATCGGCGG includes:
- a CDS encoding VOC family protein — encoded protein: MSHYPPITPHLAITDVAAALDFYPKAFDATERLRLSLPDGSVAHAELEFNGALVTIGAAGEMFGLSQPDGDGPAEVVITLSVPDTDAAYARALDAGATSASEPADQFHGDRTAAVRDPFGHKWTFQTHLEDVDPEEMQRRLTALMTGS